A genomic stretch from Achromobacter spanius includes:
- a CDS encoding TrmH family RNA methyltransferase, which produces MKHISSRENPAVKALAKLAGTAGKRGAPVLLDGVHLCQAWLQHHGAPYQAVFDVDRLSQPDIAALAAAVPDERCLALDARLMQSLASVESGQGVAFLVTPPVLDMPATVEENCVLFDRIQDPGNVGTLLRTCAAAGVKRVFLATGTAAAWSPKVLRSGQGAHFSLAIHEHVDLTDLLARLRLPLVATALDGAQNLYSGSLPQRCAWVFGHEGQGVAPALLAAASLKVCIPHDMDAVESLNVGAAAAICLFEQRRQALAAPAR; this is translated from the coding sequence ATGAAGCACATCAGTTCCCGTGAGAACCCCGCGGTCAAGGCTCTGGCCAAGCTGGCTGGCACGGCTGGCAAGCGCGGCGCGCCCGTCCTGCTTGATGGCGTGCACCTGTGCCAAGCCTGGTTGCAGCACCATGGCGCGCCCTATCAGGCCGTCTTTGACGTTGATCGCCTGTCGCAACCCGACATTGCCGCGCTTGCGGCCGCCGTGCCTGATGAACGATGCCTGGCCCTGGACGCCCGGCTGATGCAGTCCTTGGCCAGCGTGGAAAGCGGGCAGGGGGTGGCGTTCCTGGTCACGCCGCCCGTCCTGGACATGCCGGCCACCGTGGAAGAAAACTGCGTGCTGTTCGATCGTATCCAGGACCCCGGCAACGTCGGCACCTTGTTGCGCACTTGTGCCGCCGCCGGTGTGAAGCGCGTGTTCCTGGCAACCGGCACGGCCGCCGCCTGGTCACCGAAAGTCTTGCGCAGCGGGCAGGGCGCCCATTTTTCGCTGGCGATCCACGAGCACGTTGATCTGACGGATCTGCTGGCGCGGTTGCGGCTGCCCTTGGTGGCCACAGCCCTGGACGGCGCGCAAAACCTGTATTCAGGAAGCCTGCCGCAACGGTGTGCATGGGTCTTCGGGCATGAAGGCCAAGGCGTGGCGCCGGCATTGCTGGCCGCGGCCAGCCTCAAGGTCTGCATCCCGCATGACATGGACGCGGTCGAGTCGCTGAATGTCGGCGCGGCCGCGGCGATTTGCCTGTTCGAGCAGCGCCGTCAGGCGTTGGCCGCGCCAGCCCGCTGA
- a CDS encoding DUF2846 domain-containing protein, whose protein sequence is MKSWFKGLAAAAIVTVLAGCAGGKYEALQGSIPPIAQGNGRIYFYQPQPTNLAAAQQKMRVNGEVVGRNKPGAFFFVDRPAGSYVVTNLYWTGDGVSFMLDPGQTRYIRVMAEVYGATGAVGNLSMHLVDPPELAENEMRGLRYWGAASPERVPGL, encoded by the coding sequence ATGAAATCGTGGTTCAAAGGCTTGGCGGCAGCCGCCATCGTGACCGTGCTGGCGGGTTGCGCCGGGGGCAAGTATGAAGCGCTGCAAGGCAGCATTCCGCCCATTGCCCAGGGTAATGGCCGCATCTATTTCTATCAGCCGCAGCCGACCAATCTGGCAGCCGCGCAGCAGAAGATGCGCGTCAATGGCGAAGTGGTCGGACGCAATAAGCCCGGCGCCTTCTTCTTTGTTGACCGGCCTGCCGGCAGCTATGTCGTCACCAACCTGTACTGGACCGGCGACGGCGTGAGCTTCATGCTGGATCCCGGCCAGACGCGCTATATCCGCGTCATGGCCGAGGTGTATGGCGCCACGGGGGCCGTGGGCAATTTGTCGATGCATCTGGTTGATCCGCCGGAATTGGCAGAAAACGAAATGCGCGGCTTGCGCTATTGGGGGGCCGCGAGCCCCGAGCGGGTGCCAGGCCTGTAA